The genome window TGTCGGCGTATTCGGTCTCGCCGCCGCTGCCGGGGACGCTGCGCGCCGAGAGCATCGAGTAGCGCGCCGACGGGTTCTGGAACGAGGCGTCGGTGTGCCAGAGGCGGTTGCCCAGCGAGTACATCCGCCGCCGGTCCTCGCGCGCGAACGGCTGGCCGTTCTCGTCGAGGTTCGAGATATCGGTCATCGCCGCGTGCGGGAGCCGCCGCGTCCCTTCGACCATGCTGCGGGCGACCAGCGTCACCAACTCGCCGTCGAGCCGCTGGGCGAACGCGATCTGCTCCTCGTCCGCGAACGGCTGGTCGCGTACCACCAGGACGGCAAAGCGGTCGAGCTGGGCGCGGATCTCGGCGAGCGCCGGGCCGTCCAGCTCGCGCAGGTCGACGCCGCGGAGCTCGCCGACGAAGTGCTGGTGGAGCGGGGTAGCGGTGAGCGCCATGGTGCCTCCTTCGACAAAAGTCGGACGTTCCTCGATCGGTCGATCAGCCATGCCTATCGTGGGGAGAACCGCCCCCCAGCGAGAAGTCTCGGATGTCATGGCGTCCATGGTCGTCAACCCGGGTCTCGAAGGCATCGTCGTCGGCGAGACCGTCCTCAGCAACGTCGAGGGCGAGCTCGGCCGGCTCACCTATCGCGGCTACGACATCCACGATCTGGCGCCGAACGTCACGTACGAAGAGGTGGTGCACCTCCTGTTCTACGGCGTGCTGCCCTCGCAGAGCGAGCTGGACGCCTTCGCCGCCAAGCTGGCCGGGCTGCGGGCGCTGCCGCCGACGACGCTCGAGATCCTGCGCAAGATTCCGCGCGACGCGTGGCCGATGGACGTGCTTCGCACCGGCATCTCGACGCTCTCGCACGGGCTGCCGCACGAGCCCTCCGGCGCGCACGTCTCCGACGTCGATGCCGCGCTCGGGCTGATCGCCAAGACCGCGACCGTCGTCGCCGCCTGGAACCGGCTGCGCCGCGGCCTGGAGCCGATCGCCCCGCGCGCCGACCTGCGCCACGCCGCCAACTTCTACGCGATGTGCGCCGACCGCACGCCGACCCCCGAACAGGCCAAGGCGATCGACGCGTACTTCGTGCTGCTGGCCGATCACTCGTACAACGCCTCGACCTTCAGCGCGCGCGTCACCGCCTCGACCAACGCCGACCTGTGGTGCTCGATCACCGCGGCGGTCGCGACGCTGACCGGCGAGCTGCACGGCGGCGCGCCCTCGCAGGTGATGGACACGCTCGAAGCGATCCAGACGCCCGACAAAGCCGAGGCGTACGTGCGCGCGCTGCTCGGGCGCGGCAAACGCGTGATGGGGATGGGCCACCGCGAGTACAAGGTGCGCGATCCGCGCGCCGCCGAGCTCGACCGCAACGCGAAGGAAGTCGGCGAGCAGACCGGCTCGCAGTGGTACGAGCTGGCCGTCGCGCTCGAGGGCGCCGCCAACAAGGTGCTGCAAGAAGAGAAGCCCGGCAAGCGCATTTACGCGAACGTCGACTTCTACACCGCGCCGCTGCTGGCGGATCTGGGCTGGCCGAAGGACGAGTTCACCTGCGTCTTCGCCTGCAGCCGCGTCGCCGGCTGGTCGGCGCACGTGCTCGAGCAGTACGCGCACAACCGTTTGATTCGGCCGCAGGCCGCCTACGTCGGTCCGGCGGTGCACCCGCTCGAGCCGCTGGCCGAGCGCCCGGCGCACGATCTCTCCGCCAACGGCAACGCCGCCGCGACCGGAGCCGTGCGCTGACCGAGCGCGTCGCGCACCGCAAACGCGAAACGAAGGAGACGCGGATCGACCTGCGTCTCGCGCTCGACGGCGGGCCGGTCTCGGTCGCGACGGACGTCGACTTCTTCGACCACATGCTCAACGCGTTCGCGACGCACGCGGGCGTCGGCTTGCAGCTCGAAGCGCGCGGCGACGGGATGGATCATCATCATCTCGTCGAGGACGTCGGCATCGCGTTGGGCGCCGCCATCGACGAAGCGCTGGGCGACAAACGCGGGATCGCGCGCTTCGGTTCGATCGCGATTCCGCTCGACGACGCGCTGGTGCAGTGCGCGGTCGATCTGAGCGGCCGGCCGTACCTGAACTACGACGTCCCGCTCTCGGTCCCGGTGCTCGGCGCGCTGCCGACCGAGCTGGTGCCGCACTTCTTCCGCAGCGTGGTCGACCACGGCAAGTTCAACTTGCACCTGCTGCGCTGGGCCGGCACCAACAACCATCACCTCTGCGAAGCCGCCTTCAAGTCCTTCGCCCGCGCCTTCGCCCAAGCGAAACAGCAGACCGGCTCGCGCGAGATCCCCTCGACCAAGGGTTCGCTGACCGAAGTCTAACCGGCGGCGTCGTGCACGACGTGGTCGTGCACGGCATGCTCGTCGTGCGCGTCGTCGTGGTGGTGGCAGCCGTGCTCCATCGGGTGCCGCTTCGAGACGACGAGCAGCCAGACGGCGAGCGCGCCGAAGACGAGGTTCAACCAGAACGTCGCGTCGAGCGAGAAGGTCGTCAGCGCGACGCGCAGGTGGGGGTTCGGGCGCGGCACCAGGTGCAGCGCGTGGAACGCCCCGTCGATCGCCAGCGCGGCGAGCACCATCGTCACGAAGAACACGCCGGCGATGTAGAGCATCATCCGCCAGCCGTAGTACTTGCGGTAGACGTCGAGCAGCGGCAGCACGATCAGATCGGCGTACAGGAAGGCCAGCACGCCGCCGAACGAGATCCCGCTGGTCCACAAGATCGCGGCCATCGGCACGTTGCCGATCGAGCAGACGAACGTCACCACCGCGACCAGGGGGCCGAGCACGGCGTCGCCGAGCGTGCGCACCACCGGGTTCGCGCCGTTGAAGAACACCGCGCGCCAGACGCCGTCGGACACGAAGGCAGCCAGCGCGCCCGCGATCAGGAACCCGCCGAGCAGGTCGACCCACAGCATCGAGAGATCCATCGCGAAGTTCTGCGCGATCGCGACGCGGGTGGCGGGTTCGCGCAGCCGCGCCCAGACCGTCGCGCCCGCGCCTTCCATCGAGCCGTGGTCGTGACCGCCCCCCGCGTCCAGTCGCCGCCGGGCTTCCTCGACCAGCGCGCGCGGATAGGTGAATTTCACCAGCACGGCCATGATCGCGATGAGCACCAGACCGCCGATCCATTCGGCGGCGGTGAACTGCCAGCCCAGCAGCAACCACAGCACCAGGCCCAATTCGACGACGAGGTTGGTCGAGCTGAACAGAAAGGCCAGGCTCGGGATCAGCGCGGCGCCCTGCTTGAAGAGCGTCTTGCTCATGGCGGCGGCCGCGTACGAGCAGCTCGAGGACGCGGCGCCGAAGCCGGTCGCGAGGGCGATCTCGCGGATTCCGTCGCGGCCCAGCAGCGCTTGCATCCGCTCCTTGGAGACGACGGCTTGGATCACCGCCGAGGCCGCGAAGCCGAGGATCAGGCTCCAGCCGACCTGCCACGCCATCCCCGCCGCCAACAGCAGCGCCTCACCGAGTTTCGACCACAGCGTCATCCGAGTGGCCTAACACTGCCACGGTTGCGAGCAGCTTCAGCAGAAGAGCGATTGAAGTGCTCGATCGGGGAATAGGGCCCCCAGCAGCGTGCGCGACAACGACCGAATGGGTGATGACCCGGCGGTGACGAGTGGCGCGTGGTCCCTCCGTGCGGACCACCGCGGCTTTTCCTTTCGCATCGTCGACGCCGCGCTGGCGCACAACGCCCGGCGCATCTTCGGGGCGTATCTCGCCGCCCAGGTCGAGCCCGGCTCGGACCTCTACGCCGCCGAACTGATTTTCGGGGAGCTGCTGGGCAACGTCGCGCGCCACGCGCCGGGGCCGGTCGACGTGCGGCTGCGCTGGAACGGGCCGCGCGCCATCCTCGAAGTGATCGATCACGGTCCGGGGTACCAGATCGAAGAGGTCCGCTTGCCCGAGAACCTGTCCGAGACGCGCCGCGGGCTGTTCCTGATCGCTACCTTCGGTAACGACCTGCAGGTCCGCCGCGAGGCCGGGAACACGACCACCTCGGTCGTGCTGCCGGTGGCGCGCCGGGTGATGCGCGGCGCTTAACGCCCGCTGGGGCGGATGCGCCAGACCGTTCCGCCCGCGTCCTCGCTGACGAACAGCGAGCCGTCGGTCCCGACCGCGACCCCGGTCGGGCGGCAGCTGCGGCTCCCGTCGGCGGCCTGGCAGCCGCTCAGGAACTCGTGCCACTGGGCGCCCGGGTCGTTCCAGTCCACCGCCTTGGCCGGCTTGCGGCCGGCGAAGGGAACGAAGGCGACCCGGGGCGGGACCGGCGGCTGGTGCCACGAGCCGTGCAGCGCCACGAAGGCGCCGCCGCGGTACGGGGCCGGGAAGGCATAGCGCCCGCCGGGCGCGGTCGGGTAGAACGCGGCGCCGATCGGGGTGTCGTAGGCCGGGAAGACGACCAGGGGGATCACGACGCCCGCACAGCCGGCGTTGCCGATCGGGCGATGGTCGTCGTAACAGCGCCGCCAGCCGTAGTCGGGGACGCCCGGGTGCGCGCTGACGTCGTCGAAGATCTCGTAGGGCTGGCCGTGCTCGAGGTCGTCGCGGCCGGCGACGCCGGCCCACAGGTCCTCGCTGTCCGGCTGGACCGCCAGCGCGATCGCGTTGCGGATATCGGTCGCGCGCGGCTTCATCCCCGCGCCGTCGGGCGCCATCTGCTGGATCGTCGCGCGGGTCGCGTCGAGCTCGGGGTCGCAGACGTTGCACGACGATCCGACCGACGCGAACAGCATGCCCTTCGTCAGCGCGACGGTCGTGGTGACGTGATCGCGCGAGATGCCGCTGGTGCGGACCGACGCGATCTTCTCCGGCTTGCCGCGCGCGGTGCGATCGCCGCTGCGGTACGGGATGCGGTAGACCCCGAACTGCGCGCCGACGTAGAGCCAATCGCCGGCCAGCGCGACCCCCGCGACCGGGTGATCGGGAAGCGTCGCGAACACCTGCGGCGCGCCGGCGTGACCTTGCGCGTCGGGCACGACGTAGACGTCGCTGCCGGACGTGCCGACGAACAGGTCGCCGTTCGGTGCGACGGTCAGCTCGCGCGCGCCGGCGACGTGCGCGATCGGTTCGAGCGTGAAGCCGGGCGGGACGCTCGCGCCGAGCAGCGCGAGCGCCAAAGCGGGGACGAGGGCGGTGAAGCGCATGGCGCTCAGCGGATTCGCCGCTTCGCCTGCGTCCCCGTGCCGACCGGCCGGATGCGGTACACGACGCCGTCTTGGTCGTCGGCGACGAACAAGCTGCCGTTCGGGCCGACCGCGACGCCGGCCGTCCGGCCGACGCGCGCACCGCCGGCGTTCTGGAAGCCGGTGAAGAAGTCGTGCCACTGCACGGTCGGATCGTTCCAATTGACCGCCGTCGTCGGCAGCGCGCCGGTGAACGGCACGAACGCGACGTGCGGCGGATCGATTGGCACGTTGTTGCTGTCGGCGTGCCACGAGCCGTGCGCGCTCACGAACAAGCCGCCGTTCCACGGGCTCGGGAACGCGTACGGCCCGCTCTGCGAGGCGGGGTAGAACGCGGCGCCGATCAGCGTCGAGTAGGCCGGGAACTCGAGCGCCGGCACGACCTCGTTGGCGCAGTTCGCGCCGCTGGTGTAGGCGACGTGATCTTCCTCGCATGCGGGCCAGCCGTAGTTGGCCGGCGCCGCATGCGTCGAGACCGGATCCATGTACTCGTACGGATGATACTCGGGCAGATCGTCTTGCCCGGCGCCGCCGGCCCACACGTTGCCGGTGCTCGGATCGGTGGTGATCGCGATCGCGTTGCGGATCTGCGTCGCCTGCGTCGTCATCCCGCTGCCGTCGAGCCCCATCTTCTGCACCGTCGCGCGCGTGGGGTCGATCTCGGTGCAGGCGTTGCACGACGAGCCGACGCTCACGTAGAGCGTCGTCCCGCTGACGGTGACGGAGGTCGTGACGTGCACGTCGCCGTCGCTGCCCGGCGGCGGCGAGCCCTGTCGAATCGACGCGATCTGCTGCGCGACGCCGGTCTGCGCGCCGGTCGTGTACGGCATGCGGTAGACGCCGTGCTGCGCGCCGGCGAAGACGTAGCCGTCGCCGAACGCGACGCCGGCCACCGGCGTATCCGGAACGTCCACGAAATGCGCCGGCGTGCCGGCCGCGCCGGGACCGTCGGCGTCGGGGACGATCCACACCGTCGTCCCCTGCGAGCCGGCGATCAGATCGCCGTTGGGCAGCACGACCAGCTCGCGCACCTCGGGGACGCTGGCGATCTGGCTGACCGTGAAACCGCTGGGCACCGTCAGCGCCGCGTTGGCCGGCGGTGCGGTCGGCCCGGTGTACGGCGTTCCGCTCGCGACCGGCGTCGGGGTCGCGCCGACCGGCGTCGCGGTCGGGGCGGCCGTCGGCGCGGTCGTGGCCGGCGCGCCGCCGCCGGGCGCCGGGCTCGAGCCTCCGCCGCCGCTGCACGCGGCCGCGAGGGCAAGCAATGCGCAACCCGCGAGCGAAGCCGTCACACGATGGCGACTCCTCGGCTGGCGGTGATCGACTACGGCGGCGGCAACGTCGGCTCGCTGCTGGCCGCGCTCGAGCGACGCGGCGCCAGCTTCGAGCTGACCGGCGATCCGGACGCGGTCGTGCGCGCCGACGCCGCGCTGCTCCCCGGCGACGGCGCCTTCGGCGCGACCATGGACGCCCTGCGCGAACGCGGGCTCGACCAAGCCGTGCACGCGACGATCGCGCGCGGCCGGCCGTTTCTCGGGATCTGCGTCGGTATGCAAGTGCTTTTCGACTCCAGCGACGAGTACGGTGGTGCGGCGGGACTGGGCGTCCTGCCCGGTGACGTACGCCGCTTCGCGCGCGCGCCCCGCGTGCCGCACATGGGTTGGAACGAACTCGTGATCGAGCGCACGCACCCGTTCGTCGCGGGCGTGACGAGCGGCTCGTGGGCGTATTTCCTGCACTCGTACCGGGTCGAAGACGGCGCGTCGGTGCTGGCGTCGTGCGAGTACGGCGAACGGTTCGCCGCGATCGTCGCGCGCGATCATGTCATGGCCACCCAATTCCACCCGGAGAAGAGCCGAGCGACGGGCGCCCGGCTGCTGGATAACTTCTTGCGAATCGCCGCAGCGTGAGCGATTCGCTGGTCTTGTACCCCGCCATCGACTTGCGCGGCGGTCACGCGGTGCGGTTGGAGCGCGGCGACCCCGCCCGCGAGACGCGTTACGACGCCGACCCCGTCGCGCGCGCGCGAGCGTTCGTGGCGGCGGGGGCGCGCGCGCTGCATGTCGTCGACCTCGACGGCGCCTTCGGCACCGGCGAGAACCACCGGGCGCTGCGCGCGATCTGTGCGGCGGTCGACGTGCCGGTGCAAACCGGCGGCGGAATTCGCACCGCCGCCGACGTCGCCGCGCGGCTCGACGCCGGCGCGCACGCGGTCGTCATCGGCACGCTGCTGGTCGAAGCACCCGGCGAAGCGCGCGCGATCGTCGCGCGCTACGGCGCAGCGATCGTGGCCGGCATCGATGCGCGCGGCGACCGCGTCGCGACGCGCGGCTGGCTGGCCGAGAGCGGCGCCTCACGCGACGAACTGGTGCGCACGGTCGCGAGCTGGGGCGTGCAGCGCGTCGTCTACACCGAGATCGCGCGCGACGGGATGGGCTCGGGGTACGACGTCGCCGCGCTGGCGCACGTCGCGGCGCTGGCGCCGGTGCACGTCACCGCCAGCGGCGGGGCGCGCACGCTCGACGATCTGCGCGCGCTGCGCGCGGGGACGCCGGCCAACGTCGACGCCGCCATCGTCGGCCGCGCGCTCTACGAGGGGACGCTCGACTTGGCGGAGGCGCTGGCGGCGCTGGCGTGAGCGGGCCGCGAAACCCGGGCGGCGCCGATCCCGTAGCTGGAGGCGCCATGGAGAACTCGGCTCCGCCCTTCTCGGCCCGCGCGGCGATCATCGACGCCGTCTTGAACGCCGCCGTGCCGACGGTCGTCTACCAGATCGCCCACCACCGCGGCATCGACGACGTGCACGCGCTGCTGCTGGCCGCGATCTACCCGGCCGTGGTCGCCGTGTTCGGCCTCGCACGTCGCCGCACGCTCGACCCGGTGGCCGGGATCGTGCTGTTCGGCATCGTCGTCAGCCTGGTCGCGTTCTTCGTCGGCGGTAGTCCGCAGGTGCTGTTGATTCGCGAGTCGTTCGTCACCGGCGCGCTGGGCGTGCTGTGCTTCGTCTCGCTGCTCTTCCCCAAACCGCTGATGTACTGGTTCGGCCGCTGGTTCGCGACCCACGGCGACGCCGCCGCGGCGCGGGTCTACGACGCGCTGTGGGAACGGCCGCAGGTGCGAACGGCGAACCGTCTGCTCACGGTCGTGTGGGGCGTCGCGTTCTGCGGCGAGTTCGTACTGCGGGTCGTGTTCGTGGTGACGCTGCCGATCCCGGTAGTGCTGGCGGTCAGCCCGATCGTGCTGGCGGCGATCACGATCGCGACGCTGACCTGGACCTTCGCCTACGTGCGCGTCTTGCGCGCGCGTGCCGCCGCCGCCGGCGTCGTCGTCCCCGGTTAAGCCGCGCCGCTGCTGTAGACGCGCGGCGCGTGCGCGGGCAAACGCGCGACGATCTCGTAGCCGATCGTGTCGCACGCCGCGCCCAGCTCGTCGGCGGTGATCGTCTCCGCGCCGTCGCTGCCGATCAGGGTGAGGGCGTCGCCGGGCACCGCGCCGGGGACGTCGGTCACGTCGGCGAAGGCCATGTCCATGCAGACGCGGCCGATCAGCGGCACGCGCACGCCGCGCACCAGCGCCTGCGCACGCTCACCGGCGTTGCGCGGTAAGCCTTCGGCGTAGCCGATCGGCAGCGTCGCGATCCGTGAGGGACGCCGCGCCGTCCAGGTGCGTCCGTAGCCGACCGTTTCCCCGGCGGCGAGCTCGTGCAGCGCGACGATGCGCGTGCGCCAGGCCAGCACCGGTTCGAGCATCAAGCCGCGCGGGCGCATGACCGCTTCGGTTTCGGCGCTCGGCCATATGCCGTACAGCCCGATGCCGCAACGGACGCTGTCCAAACGGGTCTCGGGCCACAGCATCGCCGCGGCGGTGGCGGCGATGTGGCGCTCGACCGGCGGCGGCAGCGCACGCGTCGCGGTGAGGAAGCGGTGCAGCTGATCGTGGGTGAAGTTGGAGTCCAACTCCTCGGCCGCGGCGAGGTGGCTGAACGCGCCGGCGACGACGAATTCCGGCGTCGCCGTGTAGCGTTCGAGGACGGCCGGAGCGTTCGCGTACGGCATGCCCAGCCGCGCGACGCCGGTGTCGATCTTCGCGTGCACGGTGAACGGACGGTGGCGCCGGCGCGCGACGCTCGCGACTTGCCGCGCGTAGAGGTGCTCGTCCCACAGCGTGATCGCGACCTCGGCCGCGTGCGCGACCTCGAGGTCGGCGGCGACGATCGGACCGAGCACGAGGATCGGCGCGCGCACGCCGGCGTCGCGCAGCGTCACCGCTTCGTCGAGCTCGTAGACGCACAGGCGCGCGGCGTGCGGCGCCAGCGCGCGCGCCGCCGGCACCAGGCCGTGGCCGTAGCCGTTCGCTTTCACGACGGCGGACAGGCGCGCGGGCGAGGCCAGCCGCGCCAGAGCCTGCGCGTTGCGCGCCAGCGCGTCGAGGTCGACGCCGATCTCCGCGATCACGCGCGGCGCAGGAAGCGCGAAACCAGCAGCCCGACCGGAATCCCGTAGAAGACGATGTGCGAGAGCAGACCCGCGCCGAGCGCGGCCGGACCCGACGGCCGGTGCCAGTCGGCGTCGACGATCAGCGCGATCTGCATGAACACGTAGACGACCAGGCCGAAGCCGGCGCCGGAGATCCAGGGATGCGAGAGCAGCTGCGGCTGCGAGCGCACCAGGTAGACGTAGCCCAGCGCCCACAGGATCGACACCGCGAAGTGCAGCCCGAGCGCGATCCACGGCGCGGCGGGGTTGGTGGCGGCGCCGCTGCCGAGCACGGTGCCGGCGACCCACTGCATGAGGTCGAGCATCGAGCCGAAGCGTCCGCCGCCCAGGCTGATCGCCACCAGGAAGAAGAGGGCCACCAAGATGCCCCCGACGACGCCCGCGATGAGCCCCGCCGAGAGCTGAGCGCGCAGCGTCACGGTTCCGTTCACAACGGGCGGCTCTTCTCAGGTGCCGGTGCCCGACCCCTGGGCGGTCA of Candidatus Sulfotelmatobacter sp. contains these proteins:
- a CDS encoding VC0807 family protein, translated to MENSAPPFSARAAIIDAVLNAAVPTVVYQIAHHRGIDDVHALLLAAIYPAVVAVFGLARRRTLDPVAGIVLFGIVVSLVAFFVGGSPQVLLIRESFVTGALGVLCFVSLLFPKPLMYWFGRWFATHGDAAAARVYDALWERPQVRTANRLLTVVWGVAFCGEFVLRVVFVVTLPIPVVLAVSPIVLAAITIATLTWTFAYVRVLRARAAAAGVVVPG
- a CDS encoding permease; protein product: MTLWSKLGEALLLAAGMAWQVGWSLILGFAASAVIQAVVSKERMQALLGRDGIREIALATGFGAASSSCSYAAAAMSKTLFKQGAALIPSLAFLFSSTNLVVELGLVLWLLLGWQFTAAEWIGGLVLIAIMAVLVKFTYPRALVEEARRRLDAGGGHDHGSMEGAGATVWARLREPATRVAIAQNFAMDLSMLWVDLLGGFLIAGALAAFVSDGVWRAVFFNGANPVVRTLGDAVLGPLVAVVTFVCSIGNVPMAAILWTSGISFGGVLAFLYADLIVLPLLDVYRKYYGWRMMLYIAGVFFVTMVLAALAIDGAFHALHLVPRPNPHLRVALTTFSLDATFWLNLVFGALAVWLLVVSKRHPMEHGCHHHDDAHDEHAVHDHVVHDAAG
- the hisB gene encoding imidazoleglycerol-phosphate dehydratase HisB; this translates as MTERVAHRKRETKETRIDLRLALDGGPVSVATDVDFFDHMLNAFATHAGVGLQLEARGDGMDHHHLVEDVGIALGAAIDEALGDKRGIARFGSIAIPLDDALVQCAVDLSGRPYLNYDVPLSVPVLGALPTELVPHFFRSVVDHGKFNLHLLRWAGTNNHHLCEAAFKSFARAFAQAKQQTGSREIPSTKGSLTEV
- the hisH gene encoding imidazole glycerol phosphate synthase subunit HisH, whose translation is MATPRLAVIDYGGGNVGSLLAALERRGASFELTGDPDAVVRADAALLPGDGAFGATMDALRERGLDQAVHATIARGRPFLGICVGMQVLFDSSDEYGGAAGLGVLPGDVRRFARAPRVPHMGWNELVIERTHPFVAGVTSGSWAYFLHSYRVEDGASVLASCEYGERFAAIVARDHVMATQFHPEKSRATGARLLDNFLRIAAA
- a CDS encoding ATP-binding protein; the protein is MTSGAWSLRADHRGFSFRIVDAALAHNARRIFGAYLAAQVEPGSDLYAAELIFGELLGNVARHAPGPVDVRLRWNGPRAILEVIDHGPGYQIEEVRLPENLSETRRGLFLIATFGNDLQVRREAGNTTTSVVLPVARRVMRGA
- a CDS encoding citrate/2-methylcitrate synthase yields the protein MASMVVNPGLEGIVVGETVLSNVEGELGRLTYRGYDIHDLAPNVTYEEVVHLLFYGVLPSQSELDAFAAKLAGLRALPPTTLEILRKIPRDAWPMDVLRTGISTLSHGLPHEPSGAHVSDVDAALGLIAKTATVVAAWNRLRRGLEPIAPRADLRHAANFYAMCADRTPTPEQAKAIDAYFVLLADHSYNASTFSARVTASTNADLWCSITAAVATLTGELHGGAPSQVMDTLEAIQTPDKAEAYVRALLGRGKRVMGMGHREYKVRDPRAAELDRNAKEVGEQTGSQWYELAVALEGAANKVLQEEKPGKRIYANVDFYTAPLLADLGWPKDEFTCVFACSRVAGWSAHVLEQYAHNRLIRPQAAYVGPAVHPLEPLAERPAHDLSANGNAAATGAVR
- the alr gene encoding alanine racemase; its protein translation is MIAEIGVDLDALARNAQALARLASPARLSAVVKANGYGHGLVPAARALAPHAARLCVYELDEAVTLRDAGVRAPILVLGPIVAADLEVAHAAEVAITLWDEHLYARQVASVARRRHRPFTVHAKIDTGVARLGMPYANAPAVLERYTATPEFVVAGAFSHLAAAEELDSNFTHDQLHRFLTATRALPPPVERHIAATAAAMLWPETRLDSVRCGIGLYGIWPSAETEAVMRPRGLMLEPVLAWRTRIVALHELAAGETVGYGRTWTARRPSRIATLPIGYAEGLPRNAGERAQALVRGVRVPLIGRVCMDMAFADVTDVPGAVPGDALTLIGSDGAETITADELGAACDTIGYEIVARLPAHAPRVYSSGAA
- a CDS encoding HisA/HisF-related TIM barrel protein, translating into MSDSLVLYPAIDLRGGHAVRLERGDPARETRYDADPVARARAFVAAGARALHVVDLDGAFGTGENHRALRAICAAVDVPVQTGGGIRTAADVAARLDAGAHAVVIGTLLVEAPGEARAIVARYGAAIVAGIDARGDRVATRGWLAESGASRDELVRTVASWGVQRVVYTEIARDGMGSGYDVAALAHVAALAPVHVTASGGARTLDDLRALRAGTPANVDAAIVGRALYEGTLDLAEALAALA